AAATCGCCGGATAGCACATCGAGACTTGCACCTCGCGCTATCTGAAAGTGCACAACCTTTGGAGATCGCAACTCGTGACAAAGTGCAGGACGTGTTGTCCGCATTATCTCTGGTATTGAACAGGGTAGAAGAGCATTATGTAGGGGCGATCACAATCTTCTCGCCGCCTATTCCCGCTCTTGGAGGGGCCCCAAAGCTGCTTAATGTGCTACGTTACGGAATTGAAGCCCAACAGCAACGATGGCCGAGGTTCAGCGAGTAAACAGATATACATTGCCGGCGGGGAAGGGGGTACAGGGCTGGGGCTGTTAGGCCTGGATGCACTAGTGGGACTGATGGGATACCTCGTCCAATGAGGGTATAGGCTAGTCTATGTATGTTGCGCACTCCACGCAGTGTGTTCGCATCGCAGAAAAGTGATCCGTTATCGAGGGGGATGCGAAAGCGATGAACCCTGGCCGGCTGGAGCGAGAGAGGCGCACACTATTTGCCATGATCGAGATATACTGCCGTGCCCACCACGGCACGCGATCCGCCTTGTGCGCCGAATGTGAGGAGCTGTATCAGTACGGACTGCGCCGGCTCGATAAATGTCCGTTTCAGGATGACAAGCCCACCTGCGCCAAGTGCCCTATCCACTGCTACAACCCGGCCATGCGCGAGCGCGTCCGGCAGGTGATGCGCTTTGCGGGGCCGCGCATGCTCCTCCATCATCCCCTGCTCACCATCCGCCACTACCTCGATGAGTTGCTGTATCGAAAGGCCGGCCGACCCGGGGGAAGC
This DNA window, taken from Anaerolineae bacterium, encodes the following:
- a CDS encoding nitrous oxide-stimulated promoter family protein; translated protein: MNPGRLERERRTLFAMIEIYCRAHHGTRSALCAECEELYQYGLRRLDKCPFQDDKPTCAKCPIHCYNPAMRERVRQVMRFAGPRMLLHHPLLTIRHYLDELLYRKAGRPGGSPKGKKRG